The following is a genomic window from Ethanoligenens harbinense YUAN-3.
TCCTTGACCTTGTGCAGACAGTTCAGGATATTTTTGGAATGGCCGTGCGCGCTGTCCAGCACCAGCACGTCCGCCTGGGCTTTCACCAGCGCTTCCGCGCGCTCGAGCACATCCCGGGTCACGCCGATGGCGGCGCCACAGAGCAGGCGGCCTTTTTCGTCGCGGGCGGAGTTGGGATACTGGACGGATTTTTCGATATCCTTAATGGTGATGAGACCTTTGAGCCGGCCCTCATCGTCCACGATCAGCAGCTTTTCGATCTTGTGCTTCATGAGGATGGACTTGGCCTGTTCCGGTGTGGTGCCTACCGGGGCGGTAACCAGATGCTCCTTGGTCATCACGTCGCTGACTTTGGTGTCGAAATCGGTGATGAACCGCAGGTCGCGGTTGGTGATGATGCCGACCAGCTTGCCGTTTTCACAGATGGGCACGCCCGAGATGCGGTATTTGCCCATAAGCGCGTCGGCGTCGCGCACAAGATGATCCGGGGAAAGATAGAACGGGTTGGCGATGACGCCGTTTTCGCTGCGCTTGACCTTGTCCACTTCTTCGGCCTGCTGCTCGATGGTCATGTTTTTATGGATGATGCCGATGCCGCCTTCGCGCGCGATGGCGATGGCCATTTTGGACTCGGTCACGGTGTCCATGGCTGCGGTGAGGATGGGCACGTTCAGCCGGATCTTTTTGGTCAGGCGCGTCCGCACGTCAATTTGAGGTGGCAGCACGTCGGATTTTGCGGGGATCAGCAGGACGTCGTCAAACGTTAGACCTTCTTTTAAAAATTTTTCACCGGCATTTGTATTGAGCACCATGCGCAACCCCTTTCACATTTCGGTTCGCGCCTGCCGGCCGAAAGGGGCGGCGCGAACCGATCGTCCTTTTTCTCTGGCGTATCCAACATACCCGAATTACCCGACGAATGGTATAAAAAAACATCCGGATCCGTTTTGCAGGTCAAAACGATCACTGGACGCCCTCGTTGCGTTTTCGGAGAAAACGCAAGCAAATATCCCTTCCGCAGGGTACCATTCAAATGATTGCTTCATATTTTAACACATCGGGCCGCAGTTGGCAACCACATTTTCAAAAATGCAGGATGGGTTGGTGACGCATGCAAAAAATCCGGCCGGCGCAGGAACCGCATGGGAAAGCCGCTTGAATGCGGTGCCGAACGCGTGTTTCCAAATGATGCAGGACATGCCGCGCATACCCACCGCCATGCGGGCCAAAATAAGGCTGTGCAAAACAGACGGCGGGGTTTGCAGGGTTTTTGCGGCCTGCCTGAAAGGAAGTGGCAGAATGGCGGTGACCAAAAAACAGTATGCGCAGATGGCGAACGTCCAGTCGCCCAACTCCCCGATTGTCAAAAACTGCGTGTGGGCGTTCTGCACGGGCGGGGCGATCTGCACCGTGGGGCAGAGCATGACCAACATCTATCAACAGTTCGGGTTGAAAGAACTGGATGCGTCCAATGCGGCTACTATCACGCTGGTGTTCCTCGGCGCATTTCTCACCGGGCTGCATGTATACGACAAACTGGCTAAATACGCGGGCGCCGGTTCTTTGGTGCCCATCACGGGGTTTGCCAACGCGGTGGTTTCGCCCGCGCTTGAATATAAAAGCGAAGGGTTCGTTCTGGGGTTGGGCGCGAAAATGTTCACCATTGCCGGACCGGTGCTGGTTTACGGCATTACGGCGTCTATCCTGTATGGGCTCGTGCTGTGGATTTTCAAACTGTTTTAGCCTTTGTTAAAAGTATACACCAACGGGTGTTTGAGGAATACTGCAGTCCCGTAGGGAAGAAGTGCAGAAAAAACGCGGGATAAACGGAACCAAAGAGGAGGGGGTCGTATGGCCACAAGGGTCGGGCGGTATACGATCCGGCTGGATCAGCCGCCTTCCGTTATGGGATATGCTTCGGTCGTTGGCAAAAAAGAGGGCGAAGGCCCTCTGGCAGACGAGTTCGATCAGATTGAGGAAGACACCACGTTCGGCGAGAAAACGTGGGAAAAGGCGGAAAGCCGCCTGCAGAATACGACGCTGAACAAGGCGCTGGGAAAGGCCGACATCACGCCGGGCACGGTGGATATCATTTTCGCTGGTGACCTGCTCAATCAGTGCATCGGCACCAGCTACGGGCTGAGGGAATTCGGCATTCCGTTCGCGGGGCTGTACGGCGCGTGCTCCACCATGGCGGAATCGCTGGCGATGGCGGCGGTGTTTGTGGAGGGCGGCTTTGCCAATGTGGCGGCTGCGCTCACATCGTCCCATTTCTGCTCGGCGGAGCGGCAATACCGCCTGCCGCTGGAATACGGAGGACAGCGCGCCCCCAGCGCACAGTGGACGGTGACGGGTTCGGGCGCGGTCATCCTCGGCAGGGAGGGTGACGGACCATATGCGCGGGAACTGACGTTTGGACGCATGGTGGATCTCGGCATCAAGGACCAGAGCAACATGGGCGCGGCGATGGCGCCCGCGGCGGCCGATACGCTGCAGCATTATTTTGACGACACCGGTGTCTCGCCGGATCGTTTCGATCTCATCGTCACGGGCGACCTCGGCGCTGTGGGCAGCAATCTGCTGCGCGAGCTGCTGCAAAAGGAGGGCGTCACGCTGGGAGAGAATTACAACGACTGCGGCCTGATGATCTATGACCGCGACAGACAGGATGTCCATGCGGGAGGCTCGGGCTGCGGCTGCGCGGCGTCGGTACTTTGCTCACACATCCTGAACAACATGAAAAGCGGCCATT
Proteins encoded in this region:
- the guaB gene encoding IMP dehydrogenase — its product is MVLNTNAGEKFLKEGLTFDDVLLIPAKSDVLPPQIDVRTRLTKKIRLNVPILTAAMDTVTESKMAIAIAREGGIGIIHKNMTIEQQAEEVDKVKRSENGVIANPFYLSPDHLVRDADALMGKYRISGVPICENGKLVGIITNRDLRFITDFDTKVSDVMTKEHLVTAPVGTTPEQAKSILMKHKIEKLLIVDDEGRLKGLITIKDIEKSVQYPNSARDEKGRLLCGAAIGVTRDVLERAEALVKAQADVLVLDSAHGHSKNILNCLHKVKEHFPDVQVIAGNIATAQAAEELIEAGADAVKVGIGPGSICTTRIVSGIGVPQITAIYDCACAAAKYGVPVIADGGVKYSGDVVKALAAGAESVMMGSLFAGCEESPGESEIFQGRSFKVYRGMGSLGAMNAGSKDRYFQENAKKLVPEGVEGRVPYKGPVSDTVFQMVGGVKSGMGYCGCRTIPELQANSQFVRITGAGLKESHPHDIYITKEAPNYSLNP
- the spoVAC gene encoding stage V sporulation protein AC, with amino-acid sequence MAVTKKQYAQMANVQSPNSPIVKNCVWAFCTGGAICTVGQSMTNIYQQFGLKELDASNAATITLVFLGAFLTGLHVYDKLAKYAGAGSLVPITGFANAVVSPALEYKSEGFVLGLGAKMFTIAGPVLVYGITASILYGLVLWIFKLF
- the spoVAD gene encoding stage V sporulation protein AD; its protein translation is MATRVGRYTIRLDQPPSVMGYASVVGKKEGEGPLADEFDQIEEDTTFGEKTWEKAESRLQNTTLNKALGKADITPGTVDIIFAGDLLNQCIGTSYGLREFGIPFAGLYGACSTMAESLAMAAVFVEGGFANVAAALTSSHFCSAERQYRLPLEYGGQRAPSAQWTVTGSGAVILGREGDGPYARELTFGRMVDLGIKDQSNMGAAMAPAAADTLQHYFDDTGVSPDRFDLIVTGDLGAVGSNLLRELLQKEGVTLGENYNDCGLMIYDRDRQDVHAGGSGCGCAASVLCSHILNNMKSGHLHEVLFMATGVLMSPLSVQQGQSIPSVAHAVHLSTSR